From a single Alphaproteobacteria bacterium genomic region:
- a CDS encoding OmpA family protein: MKNIKNMHKDPFCLCFSFIITCLLFSSSLLAQQYGYAGSRVSVDYGVLDSLGTQPTVPNVLHQDLIRTPYTSAYRNYNYNTVAMAASNPTLAYNAAPINTPISAINGQRYILVPVAPDGSLMLNNTISSPPPPQYSYVAPQNNYASPPIILKRPQTSNYSAPKKVTRPAIVSVPQTASKQEIPNKIARVPVNTTKIETPSTTITKTEPSKQNAAISTTSTVAAPSQIPIQTPITNSTTVVPPIETTSASQPQSNSLAKEQLASTIQYPSTNQSSTIRATTSKNADYQTTNLDLEQPKEPEAISPTNPTSLQSVANITRPKTDAQQPAATEAPAEEVKVISSLTTTKSVEGQYSIPFTEGSSQLSGNGPIDLDKTIEEMNNNPEMRVQLLSFASSKGEDNNSSKARRLALQRALETRKYMSEKGIIASRIEVRSLGAADGDKTVDKVEVIPLKS, from the coding sequence ATGAAAAACATAAAAAACATGCATAAAGATCCATTTTGCTTATGTTTTAGTTTTATTATTACATGTTTGCTATTCTCTTCCTCTCTTTTAGCACAACAATATGGTTATGCTGGATCACGAGTAAGTGTTGATTATGGCGTTTTGGATTCTTTGGGAACACAGCCAACTGTACCAAATGTTTTACATCAAGATTTAATTAGAACTCCTTATACATCTGCATACCGTAATTATAATTATAACACTGTTGCAATGGCTGCATCGAACCCTACATTAGCTTATAACGCAGCACCAATTAATACACCTATATCTGCTATTAATGGACAACGTTATATTCTTGTCCCAGTTGCACCGGATGGAAGTTTAATGCTTAATAATACAATTTCATCGCCTCCACCACCACAATATAGCTATGTTGCACCTCAAAATAACTATGCATCGCCACCTATTATATTAAAAAGACCACAAACTTCTAATTATTCAGCTCCCAAGAAAGTAACAAGACCTGCGATTGTTAGTGTACCACAAACAGCATCTAAACAAGAAATTCCAAATAAAATAGCGCGTGTTCCTGTTAATACCACAAAAATAGAAACACCTAGTACTACTATTACAAAAACAGAGCCAAGTAAACAAAATGCGGCTATTTCAACAACTTCAACAGTTGCAGCGCCATCCCAAATTCCTATTCAAACACCTATTACTAATTCTACCACTGTTGTGCCACCTATTGAAACTACATCAGCAAGTCAACCCCAATCTAATTCATTAGCAAAAGAACAATTAGCTTCTACCATACAGTATCCTTCAACCAATCAATCTTCTACAATTAGAGCAACGACATCAAAAAATGCAGATTATCAAACAACTAATTTAGATCTTGAACAGCCTAAAGAACCAGAAGCTATTTCTCCAACTAATCCAACTTCTCTCCAATCTGTTGCAAATATTACACGTCCTAAAACAGATGCACAACAACCTGCTGCAACAGAAGCCCCAGCTGAAGAAGTAAAAGTCATTTCTTCTTTAACAACAACTAAATCTGTTGAAGGACAATATAGCATCCCCTTTACAGAAGGAAGCAGCCAATTATCTGGAAATGGACCAATTGATCTTGATAAAACTATTGAAGAAATGAATAATAATCCTGAAATGCGTGTTCAACTTTTATCTTTTGCAAGTAGTAAGGGTGAAGATAATAATTCTAGCAAAGCTCGACGTCTTGCTTTACAAAGAGCTTTAGAAACAAGAAAATATATGAGCGAAAAAGGAATTATAGCATCACGTATTGAAGTTAGATCTTTGGGTGCAGCAGATGGGGATAAAACCGTTGATAAAGTTGAAGTCATTCCTTTAAAATCATAA
- a CDS encoding DUF1013 domain-containing protein codes for MNQVLMPKATAVWLIQNTALTFEQIAEFCKMHVLEVQGIADGEVAVGIVGFDPILNGQLTQEEIDRCVQDSKAHLRLARTDNPLPVLRTGGPRYTPIAKRQDKPDAIAWLLRHHPELTAAQIIKLIGTTKTTIASIRDRSHWNFTNLRPRDPVLLGLCSQIDLNEAIEKAGHNNVEEINIQSNEDFLDSPTEQNLDK; via the coding sequence ATGAACCAGGTATTAATGCCAAAAGCAACAGCTGTATGGCTAATACAGAATACTGCGTTAACCTTTGAACAAATAGCTGAATTTTGTAAAATGCATGTTTTAGAAGTGCAAGGTATTGCCGATGGTGAAGTTGCTGTTGGAATTGTTGGATTTGACCCTATACTTAATGGTCAACTTACCCAAGAAGAAATTGATAGATGTGTTCAAGATTCAAAAGCCCATCTTAGACTTGCTAGAACCGACAACCCCTTACCTGTTTTAAGGACAGGTGGCCCACGCTATACACCTATTGCAAAACGTCAAGATAAACCAGATGCTATTGCATGGCTCCTACGACATCATCCTGAATTAACTGCAGCGCAAATTATTAAACTAATTGGAACAACAAAAACAACGATTGCTTCTATACGTGATAGAAGTCATTGGAATTTTACTAATCTTCGGCCGCGCGATCCTGTTTTACTTGGATTATGTAGTCAGATTGATCTTAATGAAGCCATAGAAAAAGCGGGACATAATAATGTAGAGGAGATAAATATACAAAGTAATGAAGATTTTTTAGATAGTCCAACAGAACAAAATTTAGATAAATAA
- a CDS encoding GNAT family N-acetyltransferase: MDQKYKLRQGIFSDFNQLYLIYMDKAINRFLNFEILDKEKFQPIFLELMASGQLYVYEYEQQIIATCIVIRQPRRAHHVASLSTLATHPNFQGKGIGTQFLQELINTLKNDGIKRIDLCAEADNSIALSFYKKIGFKLEGVLKKYFIRENESQYIDEHIMALILD, encoded by the coding sequence ATGGATCAAAAATATAAATTACGCCAAGGCATATTTTCTGATTTTAATCAACTTTATCTAATCTATATGGATAAAGCTATTAATCGTTTTTTAAATTTTGAAATTTTAGATAAAGAAAAATTCCAACCTATATTTTTAGAATTAATGGCAAGTGGCCAGTTATATGTTTATGAATATGAACAGCAAATTATTGCAACTTGTATTGTAATAAGACAACCAAGACGTGCTCACCATGTTGCTTCCTTAAGTACCTTAGCAACCCACCCTAATTTCCAAGGAAAAGGAATTGGTACACAATTTTTGCAAGAACTAATTAACACTCTTAAAAATGATGGCATTAAAAGAATTGATTTATGTGCCGAAGCAGATAATTCAATCGCCCTTAGTTTTTATAAAAAAATAGGTTTTAAACTAGAAGGTGTTTTAAAAAAATATTTTATAAGAGAAAATGAATCTCAATATATTGATGAACACATAATGGCATTAATTTTAGATTGA
- a CDS encoding inositol monophosphatase, with product MTVYSPIINVIVKAVMKASKGLKRDFGEIEKLQVSKKGLADFVSVADLRADKVLREELKKMRPTFGFLTEELGEEKGQDPNARWIIDPLDGTTNFLHGLPHFAISVALEQNKEIVAAVIYDPIKDELFRAEKGQGAFLNDKRLRVSSRRNLDESLFATGIPFKGRNNNIDIFLQEIKNIIDVSAGIRRFGAASLDLAYVAAGKFEGFWESNLSSWDMAAGILMVKEAGGQVSDFDGTSLMLETGNIIAANREIFSQMLKLINKSKVS from the coding sequence TTGACCGTTTACTCTCCAATCATAAATGTTATTGTTAAAGCGGTCATGAAAGCATCCAAAGGATTAAAAAGAGATTTTGGTGAAATTGAAAAATTACAAGTTTCAAAGAAAGGATTAGCTGATTTTGTTTCTGTTGCAGATTTAAGAGCCGATAAAGTTTTGCGCGAGGAATTGAAAAAAATGCGTCCTACCTTTGGTTTTTTAACTGAAGAATTAGGAGAGGAAAAAGGTCAAGATCCTAATGCAAGATGGATTATTGATCCTTTAGACGGCACAACAAATTTTTTACATGGCCTTCCTCATTTTGCAATATCTGTTGCTCTTGAGCAAAATAAAGAAATTGTTGCCGCTGTAATATATGACCCCATAAAGGATGAACTATTTAGGGCTGAAAAAGGACAAGGTGCTTTTTTAAATGATAAACGATTACGTGTTTCATCACGTCGTAATCTTGATGAGTCTCTTTTTGCAACAGGCATTCCGTTTAAAGGACGCAATAATAATATAGACATTTTTCTTCAAGAAATTAAAAATATTATAGATGTTAGTGCAGGTATTAGAAGATTTGGTGCAGCCTCTCTGGATTTAGCTTATGTTGCAGCAGGAAAATTCGAAGGTTTTTGGGAGTCTAATTTATCAAGTTGGGATATGGCTGCTGGTATTTTAATGGTTAAAGAAGCAGGCGGACAGGTCAGCGATTTTGATGGAACTTCTCTTATGTTAGAAACAGGTAATATTATTGCGGCTAACCGCGAAATTTTTAGTCAAATGTTAAAATTAATTAATAAATCCAAAGTATCTTGA
- a CDS encoding peptidoglycan -binding protein — protein MAFNQRTKKKSYYDPWPGFVDVLSTLLMVVIFVLMVFAVAQFTLNQLLNDKDKTINTLGKKLSELEKILSIEQKTSTDLKKQIQNLTLQLDDITSNRNFLNQQLTELKNEKENLSSKLILSNKNLDDYQNQLKSINKEFIDTFKIIDVNQSKIEMLVGDIVTLKSMRDELAKNVLNNENNLNNDSSLPNEASIQFAILNQQILLLRKQLQFIQSVLDTTEQKLKDKDLKIEDLGTKLNIALANKINELARYRSDFFGKLRDVIGERMDIHIVGDRFVFQSEVLFESGSADLQSGGQEQLQKLAKTLLNISQSIPSDIDWILRVDGHTDKRPIETAQFHSNWELSTARAISVVQYLITQGIPENRLAAAGFAEFRPLEKGDDEISLQHNRRIELKLDQR, from the coding sequence ATGGCCTTTAATCAACGAACAAAAAAGAAATCTTATTATGATCCTTGGCCTGGTTTCGTAGATGTACTTAGTACATTATTAATGGTTGTAATTTTTGTTCTTATGGTATTTGCTGTTGCCCAATTCACCCTTAATCAGCTTTTAAACGATAAAGATAAGACCATAAATACTCTCGGTAAAAAGCTTAGTGAATTAGAAAAAATTTTATCTATAGAACAAAAAACAAGTACAGATCTAAAAAAACAAATTCAAAATTTAACTTTACAACTTGATGATATAACCTCTAATAGAAACTTCTTAAACCAACAGTTAACAGAACTAAAGAACGAAAAAGAAAATTTATCATCCAAATTAATTTTAAGTAATAAAAATTTAGATGATTATCAAAATCAATTAAAATCTATTAATAAAGAATTTATTGATACCTTTAAAATTATTGATGTTAATCAATCCAAAATTGAAATGCTTGTTGGTGATATTGTTACCTTAAAATCTATGCGCGATGAATTAGCCAAAAATGTTTTGAATAATGAAAATAATTTGAACAATGATTCTTCATTACCTAATGAAGCAAGTATCCAATTTGCTATTCTTAACCAACAAATATTACTTCTTAGAAAACAATTGCAATTTATACAATCTGTTCTTGATACAACGGAACAAAAATTAAAAGACAAAGATCTAAAAATCGAAGATTTAGGTACCAAACTTAATATAGCCCTAGCAAATAAAATCAATGAATTAGCTCGCTATCGTTCTGATTTTTTTGGTAAATTACGCGATGTAATTGGAGAACGCATGGATATACATATTGTTGGTGACCGTTTTGTTTTTCAATCTGAAGTCTTATTCGAAAGTGGATCGGCTGATTTACAATCTGGTGGTCAAGAGCAACTTCAAAAATTAGCTAAAACTTTATTAAATATATCTCAATCTATACCTTCCGATATTGATTGGATATTAAGAGTAGACGGCCATACTGATAAAAGGCCTATTGAAACTGCTCAATTTCATTCAAATTGGGAATTATCTACAGCACGCGCTATTTCTGTTGTTCAATATCTTATCACCCAAGGTATTCCTGAAAATCGCTTGGCCGCCGCTGGGTTTGCAGAGTTTAGACCCTTGGAAAAAGGTGATGACGAAATTTCACTACAGCATAACAGACGCATCGAATTAAAATTAGATCAACGATAA
- a CDS encoding NAD(P)H-quinone oxidoreductase, giving the protein MDVIEISKPGEAENLKISQRPIPLPGEDEILIKVEAAGVNRPDILQRKGLYPPPPNASNILGLEVSGVIIDIGKKVEHFKINDRVLSLTNGGGYATYCVVPALQCLPIPIGVSMIEAAGIPETFFTVWYNLFELGNISSHHKILIHGGSSGIGTTAIQFAKHFADKIFTTVGNEEKRQACLSLGANYAINYNEQDFSDIILQNTNQYGVDIILDMVGGNYLQKNLNILAYQGKLIQIAFLKGSKTEIDLKPIMTKELIITGSTLRPQSNEQKGFIAKSLYKKIWPLINENKIKPIIFKTFPFRNVVDAHKLMESNQHIGKIILTMT; this is encoded by the coding sequence ATGGACGTTATAGAAATCAGCAAACCAGGGGAAGCTGAAAATTTAAAAATATCTCAACGTCCAATCCCCCTACCCGGGGAAGATGAAATACTTATTAAAGTAGAAGCTGCAGGTGTTAACCGACCCGATATTCTACAACGTAAAGGATTATATCCACCACCACCAAATGCATCAAATATACTTGGACTTGAGGTTTCAGGTGTTATCATAGACATCGGAAAAAAAGTAGAGCATTTTAAAATTAATGACCGTGTTCTCTCTTTAACAAATGGCGGAGGCTATGCAACTTATTGTGTTGTCCCTGCCCTTCAATGTTTACCAATACCTATAGGCGTATCTATGATAGAAGCAGCAGGTATACCAGAAACTTTTTTTACAGTATGGTATAATCTTTTTGAATTGGGTAACATTTCTTCCCATCACAAAATCTTAATCCATGGTGGTAGTAGTGGAATTGGTACCACAGCCATTCAATTTGCCAAGCATTTTGCAGATAAAATTTTTACAACTGTTGGCAATGAAGAAAAACGTCAAGCTTGTCTGTCGCTAGGTGCAAATTATGCCATTAATTATAATGAACAAGATTTTAGCGACATTATTCTTCAAAATACTAATCAATATGGTGTTGATATTATTCTAGATATGGTTGGTGGAAATTATTTACAAAAAAACCTTAATATCTTAGCCTACCAAGGAAAACTCATACAAATTGCGTTTCTTAAAGGTTCAAAAACAGAAATTGATTTAAAACCAATTATGACTAAAGAATTGATTATTACAGGTTCTACTTTACGTCCACAATCAAATGAGCAAAAAGGGTTTATCGCAAAATCTTTGTATAAAAAAATATGGCCTTTAATTAATGAGAATAAAATAAAGCCTATCATTTTTAAGACTTTTCCTTTTAGAAATGTTGTTGATGCTCATAAATTAATGGAATCAAATCAACATATAGGAAAAATAATTTTAACAATGACTTGA
- a CDS encoding flagellar motor protein MotA — MSYPTRYLIWMILCVLCGILLCIILSSQLQHIFKYNPVLNGFIITVFIAGVFYIFYQVISLKRDIAWVLAFKRGDHNLSTRLSPSLLAPLAAMIGEKKGRLQLTPIGLRSLLDGIASRLEESHDIGRYLISLMVFLGLLGTFWGLLSTIGAVSETINNLQIDGDDTATIFAQLKNGLAAPLGGMGTAFSSSMLGLSGSLILGFLELQSNQAHNRFMHELEEWFASQTELLTVGPKFHIHDPSTIPDAFPSNIPQFTENYLHTIHNLKAHEDLLTKLSEEQIIIKESLQKLLNETQKSSKEAN; from the coding sequence GTGTCTTACCCAACACGTTATTTGATATGGATGATTTTATGCGTACTGTGTGGTATTTTGCTTTGTATAATTCTTTCTTCTCAACTTCAGCATATTTTCAAATATAACCCAGTATTAAATGGGTTTATCATAACTGTTTTTATTGCAGGTGTTTTTTATATATTTTACCAAGTAATTTCTTTAAAAAGAGACATTGCATGGGTTCTTGCATTTAAACGCGGCGACCATAATCTTTCTACTAGGTTGTCACCAAGTCTTTTGGCACCTTTAGCTGCAATGATTGGTGAAAAAAAAGGTCGCCTACAATTAACACCTATTGGATTAAGATCTCTTCTAGATGGAATTGCAAGCCGCCTTGAAGAATCTCATGATATTGGCCGATATTTAATATCTCTTATGGTTTTTTTAGGATTACTTGGAACATTTTGGGGGTTGCTTTCCACTATTGGCGCAGTTAGTGAAACTATAAATAATTTACAAATTGATGGCGATGATACTGCTACTATTTTTGCTCAGTTAAAAAATGGATTAGCAGCACCTTTGGGGGGGATGGGTACAGCTTTTAGTTCTTCTATGTTAGGCCTATCGGGTTCTCTTATATTAGGTTTTTTAGAATTGCAATCAAACCAAGCTCATAACCGTTTTATGCATGAGTTAGAAGAATGGTTTGCTAGCCAAACAGAATTACTGACAGTTGGACCAAAATTTCATATCCATGATCCCTCAACAATACCGGATGCATTTCCTTCAAATATTCCACAATTTACAGAAAATTACCTTCATACGATTCATAATCTGAAAGCACATGAAGATTTATTAACAAAATTATCTGAAGAGCAAATTATAATAAAAGAATCTTTGCAAAAATTACTTAATGAAACCCAAAAATCTTCTAAAGAAGCTAATTAA
- a CDS encoding aldehyde dehydrogenase family protein, protein MNIAKILKSLDINPSSLNKGHWILKSPIDGQSLGKVSFDSVSKIHTKITSSVKAFGIWKNIPAPRRGELIRLLGEELRLVKNDLGYLISVESGKILEEGKGEVQEMIDICDFAQGISRQLYGLTISSERPGHRMMETWHPLGVIGVISAFNFPAAVWSWNFALAIVCGNSIIWKPSEKTLLTALACQNIFYRALKKFGDAPKDLSQIIIGDSTSGSILVNDSRVALISATGSTNMGRAVAPKVAERFGRSLLELGGNNAMIVTPAADLNMALRAITFSAVGTAGQRCTSLRRLIVHHAIAPKLIAQLKKIYSSLKIGNPLENTTHVGPLIDAASFTNMQNALIQAKKDGGKITGGQQIKVKNFNGFYVRPALVEMPKQTDIVRHETFSPILYCMTYKTLDEAIALQNDVPQGLSSCIFTNDIKEAEYFLSAQGSDCGIANVNIGPSGAEIGGAFGGEKETGGGRESGSDCWKNYMRRATNTINYSHQLPLAQGIKFNI, encoded by the coding sequence ATGAATATAGCAAAAATTCTTAAATCATTAGACATTAATCCTTCATCTCTTAATAAAGGGCATTGGATACTTAAATCACCTATTGATGGTCAAAGCTTAGGTAAAGTTTCATTTGATTCAGTTTCTAAGATACATACAAAAATTACATCATCCGTAAAAGCTTTTGGTATATGGAAAAATATACCCGCACCACGGCGGGGTGAATTAATTAGGCTATTAGGTGAAGAGCTTCGTTTAGTAAAAAATGATTTAGGGTATTTAATCTCGGTTGAATCAGGAAAAATTCTTGAAGAAGGTAAAGGCGAAGTTCAAGAAATGATTGATATATGTGATTTTGCCCAAGGTATTTCAAGACAACTTTATGGTCTTACAATTAGTTCAGAAAGACCAGGACACCGTATGATGGAAACATGGCATCCACTTGGTGTTATTGGTGTTATTAGTGCTTTTAATTTCCCTGCTGCCGTATGGAGTTGGAATTTTGCTCTTGCTATAGTCTGTGGTAATAGTATTATTTGGAAACCTTCTGAAAAAACACTTTTAACGGCCTTAGCTTGTCAAAATATTTTTTACCGAGCTCTAAAAAAATTTGGCGATGCACCTAAAGATTTATCACAAATTATCATTGGAGATAGTACATCTGGTTCTATTTTAGTGAATGATTCACGTGTGGCTTTAATAAGCGCCACAGGTAGCACAAATATGGGACGTGCAGTAGCACCCAAAGTTGCAGAAAGATTTGGACGTTCTTTATTAGAATTAGGTGGTAATAACGCTATGATTGTAACACCTGCAGCTGATTTAAATATGGCCCTTAGGGCTATCACATTTAGTGCGGTTGGAACCGCTGGACAACGTTGCACCAGTTTACGGAGATTAATTGTTCATCACGCAATAGCACCTAAACTAATTGCGCAATTAAAAAAGATATATTCTAGTTTAAAAATTGGTAACCCTTTAGAGAATACAACTCATGTAGGGCCTTTAATCGATGCAGCATCTTTTACCAATATGCAAAATGCTTTGATACAGGCAAAAAAAGATGGGGGTAAAATTACAGGTGGCCAACAAATAAAAGTAAAAAATTTTAATGGATTTTATGTACGTCCTGCTTTAGTTGAAATGCCCAAACAAACTGATATTGTGCGTCACGAAACATTTTCACCTATTTTATATTGTATGACTTATAAAACTTTAGATGAAGCGATTGCATTACAAAATGATGTGCCCCAAGGATTGTCATCTTGTATTTTTACCAACGATATAAAAGAAGCTGAATATTTTCTATCTGCTCAGGGAAGTGATTGTGGTATAGCCAATGTCAATATTGGCCCGAGTGGTGCAGAAATTGGTGGGGCATTTGGTGGTGAAAAAGAAACAGGGGGTGGCCGGGAATCCGGTTCCGATTGTTGGAAAAATTATATGCGACGTGCAACCAATACCATCAATTATTCACATCAA
- a CDS encoding ATP-binding cassette domain-containing protein translates to MNIRENNRKSFKITQLSYLGHFLKPYWKQVIAANIALILAAITVLAFGQGLKTLIDHGFVTGNKDFLNQAVWVFLFISILLGITTFARFYLVSWIGEKIVSDIRQSVFNHVINLDISFFDKNKTGEILSTIVTDTSLLQTVVGSSISIALRNVLLFIGGVTMLAFTSFKLTSLVLLIVPLVIVPIVIFGRRVRKFSKANQDCLAEMSGFVNETISSIRVVQAFVYEKFEQQNYSNILKKTFETAKIKIHNRALLTAMVIILTFSSICIILWIGGHDVISGKITAGQLSAFVFYAVIVAGALGALSEVFGDLQRAAGAMERILDLLNLKIELPISNTPLMIQKPIEASLAFNNVSFAYQSNLNHFVIKDYNLSIKSGEKIALVGPSGAGKTTIFQLALRFYDPQQGEITFNGIDLRHLTFSDLRAQIGLVSQDPVIFSSSALDNIRYGCPNATEQDIKKAADAACVTEFIEKLPQRFLTPLGERGIRLSGGQRQRLAIARAMLRQPNLLLLDEATSALDSENESLIQQALERLMIGRTTLIIAHRLSTVMKADRIVVMDKGKIVGIGTHNYLLDNNSLYNRLATLQFDQNYKNI, encoded by the coding sequence ATGAATATTCGAGAAAACAATAGAAAATCATTTAAAATTACCCAATTAAGCTATTTAGGGCATTTTCTTAAACCTTATTGGAAACAAGTTATTGCTGCAAACATTGCTTTAATTCTTGCGGCTATAACGGTACTTGCTTTTGGTCAAGGTCTTAAGACTTTAATTGATCATGGATTTGTAACAGGAAATAAGGATTTTTTAAATCAAGCGGTTTGGGTTTTTCTTTTTATTTCTATTTTATTAGGTATAACGACTTTTGCGCGTTTTTATCTTGTATCGTGGATTGGCGAAAAAATAGTCAGTGATATTCGACAATCAGTTTTTAACCATGTCATAAATTTAGATATTAGTTTTTTTGATAAAAACAAGACAGGAGAAATTTTATCGACGATTGTTACAGATACAAGTTTATTGCAAACTGTAGTTGGTTCATCGATATCTATTGCATTAAGAAATGTATTGTTATTCATAGGTGGGGTAACAATGTTAGCCTTTACAAGTTTTAAATTAACAAGTTTAGTTTTATTAATTGTACCTTTAGTTATTGTGCCTATTGTAATTTTTGGTCGTCGTGTCAGAAAATTTTCTAAGGCAAATCAAGATTGCCTTGCAGAGATGAGTGGTTTTGTGAATGAGACAATTTCATCCATACGGGTTGTTCAAGCATTTGTTTATGAAAAATTTGAACAACAAAATTATTCAAATATTCTTAAAAAAACTTTTGAGACAGCAAAGATTAAAATTCATAACCGAGCTTTGCTTACAGCGATGGTTATTATTTTAACATTTTCTTCTATATGTATTATTCTTTGGATAGGTGGGCATGATGTCATATCAGGTAAAATTACAGCTGGTCAATTATCAGCTTTTGTTTTTTATGCAGTTATTGTTGCAGGGGCATTAGGCGCATTAAGTGAAGTATTTGGTGATTTGCAAAGAGCAGCGGGTGCAATGGAAAGAATTTTAGATTTACTTAATCTAAAGATAGAATTACCTATATCAAATACACCTTTAATGATCCAAAAACCAATAGAGGCATCACTTGCATTTAATAATGTATCGTTTGCCTATCAAAGTAATTTAAACCATTTTGTAATTAAAGATTATAATCTTTCCATAAAATCTGGTGAAAAAATAGCTTTGGTTGGGCCGTCAGGTGCAGGAAAAACAACAATATTTCAACTTGCTCTGCGTTTTTATGATCCTCAACAAGGGGAAATTACCTTTAATGGAATAGATTTACGTCATCTCACTTTTTCTGATCTTAGAGCACAAATAGGATTAGTATCCCAAGATCCAGTTATTTTCTCCTCTAGTGCTTTAGACAATATACGTTATGGGTGCCCCAATGCTACTGAACAAGATATAAAAAAGGCAGCAGATGCAGCTTGTGTAACAGAGTTTATAGAAAAATTACCCCAGAGATTTTTAACACCTTTGGGAGAAAGAGGTATAAGACTTTCAGGAGGACAGCGTCAAAGATTGGCTATTGCGCGTGCTATGCTACGTCAGCCAAATCTTCTACTTTTAGATGAAGCAACAAGTGCGCTTGATTCCGAAAATGAAAGTTTAATTCAGCAGGCCTTAGAAAGATTGATGATTGGACGTACCACATTAATTATTGCCCATAGGCTTTCAACCGTTATGAAAGCAGATCGTATTGTTGTTATGGATAAAGGAAAAATTGTTGGGATAGGGACACATAATTATCTATTAGATAATAATTCTTTATATAATCGTTTAGCAACATTGCAATTTGATCAAAATTATAAAAATATATAA
- the rpmE gene encoding 50S ribosomal protein L31, translating to MKKDIHPDYHEINVLLTDGSSFKTRSTWGKAGDSLRLDVDPKSHPAWTGVHRLIDSGGQLAKFNKRFQGLNSKKK from the coding sequence ATGAAAAAAGATATTCACCCAGATTATCATGAAATCAATGTTTTGCTAACAGATGGAAGCAGCTTTAAAACACGTTCCACTTGGGGTAAAGCTGGTGATTCTTTAAGATTAGATGTAGACCCTAAATCCCACCCTGCTTGGACAGGCGTTCATAGACTTATTGATAGTGGTGGACAATTAGCAAAATTCAATAAAAGATTTCAAGGTTTAAATTCTAAAAAGAAATAA